GCAAAAACCCCAGCGAGACGGTGCCCATGTAGGCCGCATGCTGGGGTTGAAGACTGTCGATATAAACGTAGCTGCGAAGATCAACGCCCAAGGCCCGGTATTCCACTTTCCTTCCTTGGTAGTATACCGGGCTGGGGCAATAACTCGGCGGTTCAGCGGAGGGACATTGCCCTCAGCAACTCCTGGAATTCAGCAACTCCTGGAATATAGATGTTTAGAACCTAGAGCCAAAACCGACTGAGGTTGTGCCCATAGCATCATAGACGGTGAGGCCGAGGGGTAGGTTTAGGTCTCCATTCTCGTCGAGCAGGTCGTTGAGAATGGGTATATTTAGCGACTCGGCCAGGTCAGTGGCACCACTGGGTTCTTGACGGCCTAGCTGCTGACCCAGTTCGCCCGCCAGGCGATTCAAACTGTCTTGGCTGTGTTGCTCAACCGAGAGGGCATCGGCCATGGTTTGGGGGGTGGTTTGCAGCGGGTGGGGGGACGCTAGGGCCTGAATGGGCGCGCCGCAAACCCCTAAAACTGCCGCCGCCGCCAGCCAGTGTGAGTAGTTCATAGGTCGTATGTGTGAGGGTGATCAAAGGTTGACGAACAGGAACTCAAACCCTTGGCCCTGACAGAAAGGCGACGAGTTTTTCTATGTATAGCTCGTCGAACTGGATTGTCAAAGCAAACTTATTCTGAGTTCATTAAGTTACAAACTTGTTAAGTAACTGAAATAAACTTCTCAGAATTGCAGGGGGGTAGGCATCGGCCCACGGGAGTAGCTTGCCCGAGTTGAGCAGGCGATCGCCAAATCTCAATCAAATGACATAAACCGGGGGGCAGGGTTGGGGCTGGGGCGTTGATTAGGATTGGATCTCTACCTGCTGCCCTGTGGCGGCGGCGACGGCAATTGCCTCCATGATTTTGACCAGGTCGGTGGCCATCGCTCCTGCCGACAGGGTTGAGGGAGCATTGCTGGCGACGCAGTCCAAAAAGTGGGTGCACATGTGTTGCAGGGGCTCAAGGGAGGCGATCGCGATCGTTTCTGAGCCCAGGCCGCTGGGCACAAAGGTGGGCGCTTGGGGCTGAAAGTGCCCGGCATGGAGGGTGAGGGGGTGAGCCTGGGAGCTTTCGTCAAAGACCAGGGTGCCGCGATCGCCCACCAGGGCCAGCCGCCGCTGTCGGTCAGGGTTGGCCCAGCTGACGTGCACCATCGCCTCGAGCGGATTGTCGCCCATCGGGTTGGGATACATCAGCCGTAGCCAACCCGCATCTCGCAGGGGGATCTCTGTCTGGGTCTGTAGCCACACCGGCCCCCAGGCGGCGACCGCCTGGGGGCGCTGCCCCAGCCAGTAATTCAAAATTGAAAGGTCATGGATAGCCAGATCCCAGAACACGTCGGCATCGGGGCGCACCGGCCCCAGGTTGGTGCGGGCGGCATACCCGTAGCGCAGGGGGCCAAGCTGCTGGCACAGTTCGCGCCCCCGCTGCACCGCTGGATGAAATAGATAGGTGTGATCGACCATTAGCTGTCGCCGCTGGCTGTTGGCTAGCTGGCAAAGGGCAGCGCTGCCAGCGCTGTCTAGGGTAAGGGGTTTTTCGCTGAGCACGTGGAGGCTGGCCTTTAGGGCCGTCTGAATCATGGGGTAGTGGGTGCTGGCCGGGGTGGCGATGACTACGGCCTCTAGGCCCGGGTGGGCCATGGCCTGGGGCCAGTTCTCATAGCAGGCTACGGTGTCGCCCAGGGCAAAGCGAACGCGCAGTGCCTCCAGCCGCTGCCGGTCGGGGTCAACCATCGCCACCACTCGGGCCTGGGGCAGGGCCAAAAAGTTTCGCAGTAGGTGGCTACCCCAGCGGCCTAGGCCAAAGATCGCCAGGTTGACGGGAGGGAGATGATCACTCATGGGTAAGGGTTCTGCGAAGGCGATCGTAGGCGGCGGCGGCGGCGGCCTGCTCCGCCTGTTTTTTGGTGGGGCCGTGGCCGCTTCCCCAACAGGTTTCCCGAAACCACACGGCGGATGCATAGCGCTGGGGATG
This genomic stretch from Nodosilinea sp. PGN35 harbors:
- a CDS encoding Gfo/Idh/MocA family protein, which encodes MSDHLPPVNLAIFGLGRWGSHLLRNFLALPQARVVAMVDPDRQRLEALRVRFALGDTVACYENWPQAMAHPGLEAVVIATPASTHYPMIQTALKASLHVLSEKPLTLDSAGSAALCQLANSQRRQLMVDHTYLFHPAVQRGRELCQQLGPLRYGYAARTNLGPVRPDADVFWDLAIHDLSILNYWLGQRPQAVAAWGPVWLQTQTEIPLRDAGWLRLMYPNPMGDNPLEAMVHVSWANPDRQRRLALVGDRGTLVFDESSQAHPLTLHAGHFQPQAPTFVPSGLGSETIAIASLEPLQHMCTHFLDCVASNAPSTLSAGAMATDLVKIMEAIAVAAATGQQVEIQS